A window of Candidatus Eisenbacteria bacterium genomic DNA:
TCCGGATTGGATGCGTAGCGGGATGCGAGGGTTGGTAACTGGGAGTGGAGCTGTTCGAGGAGTGAGCCAAGTTCTTGAACAAGAATCTCGACCTCTACACCACACAAGATTCTGTCATACGACATGTGCAGTGCATGCAGGATTGCATCCGTAGAGATAAACACCGGTAGGTCTTCACGCCACACGTCGAGGAAAGCATGGCCGAACGACGGATAGGACAGCCGCTCCGTGACCATGAAGTCATGCTGCCGGATAAGCGATTTTTCGTAGTCAGTGAGCCGGTATTTGACATCGATGCTATCGAGATAGTGAATGGTCGATGGAGTTAGATTTGCCTGTGAATGAAACAACCCCGCAGGATGAGATTGAAGCAGCTCCGCTGAGGTGAGATCTTGATGCTCTGACAGGAACTGCTTGTAGGCATCAATGTCGAAGTCGCCTGTCTGCCCTATTGCTTTGACCTGGAAGCCCGCCGTGAGGAATGCCAGAAGAACTAGTCCATAGACACTTCGATTCCTTTTCGTACCTCCCTCCAATATTTTCTCATTAAAACATCGAAGGTGCGTGTCCTGTTCTTGCCTGAGACAATTGGCTACTCATTACATGTTCCTCCTTTTGCTAGAGACGACTACCGTGTGTTGCACGAATTCTCATGGCGGGATCGACAGTGCACTCCAGTAACCCGCATTCTCTTGAGAGACCTGATCACCATCAGCATGGTAGCAATCCGAGGTTAGCCGCAGCGGCAAGCTGTCCGGCTTCTGTGTACGGCAGGTGATTCGTGATGCGGTGTTGCGGCCAGAAGCCCATGAGGCCCCGGAAATCCTCAACAAACGGTGAAGAATGTTGGACTATGAAGTCGTGCAACAGAAAGTTTCTGCAAGGTTGCTGTCGCCAGCTGCATGACCCCGATGACGGCCGGTATGATACCATAAGGACCTTCCAAATTCCACACAAATCTGCATCAACTTATACTACCTTTCATTCAGGTACTACTTCTGACCTCCATCGCTCCGGCTGGCATCGATTTGACTACCTCAATCTGTCCTTGACCAGTCCCGAGCCCTGATTTATGTTTCAACACGATGGTTGCGTGGGCGCACCGGGGCTAGAACGCTCCGCAGCAGGCACACCGCAGGCCTAGCGGGACAGGAATTACTTATCCCTTAATGGATCAACATAAACTCTACCGGACAATTAAGCTCCTTACGGATGCGGAATTCCGCACCGAGGAACAGCTGCTTGCGTACGTCCTCGAACGAATCATCCAGAACCAGGAATTCCCGATAAAGGGGGGACGTATCTGGAAACTCGATTCCACTTCGGGAGAGTACCGGCTCTTGCGGCAATACGGAGAGATTGAGCTGATTAGCAGGAACTTCCGTATCCGCGTCCGCGATTACCCTCTGTTCGTGCAGCTTCCGAAGAAAGGGACGATTATTACGACCGAGACGAACACCTACTTGCGCAGGAAGGGAATCTCCCACTATTCGGCAACCGGGGTCGGTGAACACATCCGGTGGAAGGGAAACCCCCTCTACCAGTACGTCATCGCCATCAATGCCGAGTATCTGCGTCATGACATGCTGTACGCGCTGAACATCATCGGTGTTGCCCTCACAACAGCGCTGAAGAACCGCCGCAGCGAGTCAAAAGCGAAGCAACTCGAGCGTGACCTGGATAAGGCGCGGGAAATCCAGCGGAGCATTCTCCCAGAACACGAGATGACGTTCCATAACTATGATCTCTACGGAATCTCCCTCGCTGAACGGGTCGTGGGAGGCGATTTCTTCGACTATCTGCAGACACCCGAGGATACGGAACGGCTTGGCGTCGTCGTCGGAGATGCAACGAGCAAGGGGCTGTCCGCTGCTGCGCAGGCCCTGTACGTGTCAGGCGCACTCCGCATGGGTATCCAGTTCAACACGAAGATCAACACACTCATCTCGAAGATCAATCAGCTGGTAAACCGGACATTTACCACCGAGCATTTCATTTCTATGGTGTACGCAGAGTTTACCGCCACCGGAGATGGCTTGGTCTCGTACGTCAACGCGGGGCACAGCACGCCAATCCTCCTCCGCGGAAAGACGGAAGAGGCCGAGCGCCTGCCTGCCACCGGGCAGATCCTGGGACCATTCCCGCGTGAGAAGTACGGGTCAGCCTTCACAATCATGAAGAAAGGAGATATCCTGCTGCTCTACACAGACGGCATCGTGGAAGCCTCAAACGAGCGGCATGAGATGTTCGGTGAAGAACGCCTCGTAGAGCGACTGCGGCACCACAAGACCAAAACGCCAAAACAGATCTGCCAGCAGATCCTGGAGGATGTCCAGATCCATAATCGCCTCGAGGAGCACTCTGATGACAAGACGATTGTGGTCGTCAAGAGGACTCGATAGGCGCTGAAGAGCTCTGCAAGGAACCGCGCGTTTCCGGACAAATTCCGGATTTTCCTGGAGCAGGAACCCTATTGAGAACAGCCTTGAACCGTGATTGACTGAAACCCGGATGCCCCCTGCATCGTATTCATAGACAAATGATTCACAAGCGCCCAAGGAGACGTTCGATGAAACGAAATTGCCTGGTCCTCATCGTCTTATTGATGGCCGTCATAGTTGCCTGCGCCGGCTGCAGCAGAAAGGCAAATTCGAAAGCGAAGGGGAAAAAGGACGACAAACTCATGGTCCCGGTGGAGGTGGCGACTGTAACTGCCGGTGACATCGCTGCGTGCTTCACAGGGACTGCAACAATAAGCGCGGAGGATGAGACTGGCGTCGTGGCCAAGGTGGGAGGCGTCGTTAAGCAAATCGTTGTCGAAGAGGGGCAGTACGTCAAGGCAGGGGATATCCTTGCCAGGCTAGACGACGAAAAGATTTCCGTGCTGCTTGCCCAGGCCAGAGCCAACCTCGACAGGCTCAAGAACGTTTACAAGCGGAACGCCGACTTGCACAAGCAGAACCTTGTCAGCACCGAGGTTTACCAAGACAGCCAGTACGAGTACGAACAGCAGAAGGCAGCTTACGAAATCACTGAGCTCGACCTCAAGTACACTTCAATCCGCACTCCCATCAGCGGTGTGGTCGCGGAACGGCTTATCAAGATTGGGAACATGGTGCTGCCGAATCAGACCGTGTTTCGCGTCGCCGGTCTGAATCCGCTCATTGCCGTACTTCATATCCCCGAGAGACAGCTCAGCAAACTCCGCGCCGGACTTCCCGTGCAGCTCAACGTGGATGCAACCTCAGGAGAGCGGTTTACCGGCCATGTCAAACGCATAAGCCCGGTTGTCGATCCTTCAACCGGGACCGTAAAAATCACGGTCGAAGTGGGGGATCCGTCAAGGCGCCTTAGACCTGGCATGTTTGCGCGGATAAACATAATCTACGATGTGCACCAAAATGTTCTGAAGGCACCGAAGGATGCAATCATCTCTGAGGACAGGGAAAATGCCGTTTTCGTTGTGCGCGATAGCGTGGCCTACCGCCAGCTCGTCCAAACGGGCTACACAAACACAGCCCATGTCGAGGTGCTGACCGGTCTCAAACCGGGGGACATGGTCGTAACGGTGGGGAAGAGCAACCTCAAGGACAGCACCAAAGTCCAAATTGTCTCTCCATGACACATGCATCCCCGGGCGAGTCTACGAAAAGAATGGTCCCCGCTGCTCTCGGCCTTAGGGCTCCAGACTTGACAGCAGAAAAGACGGTCCGACGATGAAAATCATCCCGTTTTCGACCAAGCGCCGGGTGACGGTTGCCATGTTCACCCTGGCCGTCGTCCTTTTCGGCTTCGTCTCCTTTTTTCGCCTCAGAATAAACCTTCTCCCAGAGCTCAGCTACCCGACGCTCACCATCCGCACCGAATATCCGGGCGCGGCACCTGCCGAGGTGGAAAACCTCATATCAAAGCCAATCGAAGAGGCCCTTGGTGTCGTTAAGAATGTGAACCGCGTAAGCTCAATCTCGCGGTCAGGGCAGTCGGATGTCGTGCTCGAGTTCGGGTGGGGAACGAATATGGATTATGCCGGACTCGATGTACGTGAAAAACTTGATGCCATCGAGTTGCCTCTCGAAATGAGGCGGCCGATGATTCTTCGTTTCGATCCTTCGCTCGATCCCATCATGCGTTTTGGCTTCTACTACAAGGAGACAAGCGACCAGAAGACCGGTGGAAAGGCGCGTCCGAAAAATCCCGACCAGGGCGGAGCAGGCAAACAGGCTGGGCCTGGAGCACCCGTCGTGCAGGGCGGGTTCGATGAGGAGAAGCTCAAGTACCTGCGCCGGTACGCTGAAGAGGAAATCAAGAAGGAACTTGAAGCTGCGCTTGGCGTGGCAGCGGTCAAGGTGAGCGGAGGGCTCGAAGATGAGATTCAGGTCCTCATCGACCAGGGTCGCCTTGCCCAGATCAACCTCCCGATCGAGCAGCTCTCCCAGCAGATCGGCGCCGAGAATGTGAACCTCTCCGGGGGACGGCTCGAAGAGGGCACCCAACAGTTCCTTGTGCGGACCATAAACCAGTTTCAATCCATCGATGAGATCGACGACATCATCGTTGCAACGAGGTCGGGCAAACCCGTTTACCTCCGCGACATCGCATCCGTGAGACACGGCTACAAGGAGCGTGACGCCATCACGCGCCTTGGCGGGCAAGAGGCGGTGGAGATCGCCATCTACAAGGAAGGCGACGCAAACACCGTCTCCGTGTCACGTGAGGTTTCCAAAAGGCTCAAACGTGTCCAGGGCATGCTTCCCAAGGGGGCAAGTCTTATCAAGGTCTACGACCAGTCCACATTCATCACGCAGGCGGTGAACGAGGTCATAAGCAACGCGTTGGTGGGCGGGCTCCTTGCCATACTGATTCTCTATTTGTTTCTCCAGAATTTCTGGGCCACCGTGATCATAGCGTTCTCAATCCCGGTCTCAGTTATCGCCACATTCAACATGATGTTCGGTGCCAATCTTACTCTCAATATCATGTCCCTTGGCGGCATAGCGCTTGGCATCGGGATGCTCGTGGATAACTCCATCGTCGTCTTGGAGAATATTTCGAGACATCGCCAGCAGGGAAAGAAAACGCTCGATGCGGTGAATGACGGCGCCAGTGAGGTTTCGCGTGCGGTCACAGCATCAACGCTCACGACCATTGCGGTGTTCCTGCCCCTGGTGTTTGTCAGGGGCATTGCCGGGCAGCTCTTCAGGGATCAGGCGCTCACAGTTACATTCTCGCTTCTTGCATCCCTTCTTGTTGCTCTCACACTCATACCGATGCTTGCGTCGCTGCAGCGCGCTGCACCTGCGGAACAAGCCATTTCAGCACCAGTGTCGAAGTCCGTAGGGCGTGTCCGAAGACTGACACGTCGGACAAGAATACTGGCCTTCACGACCATTCCAGTCTTCTGGGTCAGACTCTGGAGTAGGACCGGAAGCGGAGTCTCGCACAATTTGCGAAGGGCCCTCAACCCGGTGCTGCGAGGTTTCCAACGGACGTATGACAGGGTGGAAGCCCGCTACGGTGACTTGCTCGCATGGTCCCTTGTACACAGGGCGCACGTTGTCATCGTGGCTGCCGTACTCTTCGCAGCTTCCGTGGCGATGATTCCGTTCCTTGGGGTTGAGCTAATCCCACAGCTCTCGCAAGGAGAATTCAAAGTTGAATTTCGTCTCCCTCCG
This region includes:
- a CDS encoding PP2C family protein-serine/threonine phosphatase translates to MDQHKLYRTIKLLTDAEFRTEEQLLAYVLERIIQNQEFPIKGGRIWKLDSTSGEYRLLRQYGEIELISRNFRIRVRDYPLFVQLPKKGTIITTETNTYLRRKGISHYSATGVGEHIRWKGNPLYQYVIAINAEYLRHDMLYALNIIGVALTTALKNRRSESKAKQLERDLDKAREIQRSILPEHEMTFHNYDLYGISLAERVVGGDFFDYLQTPEDTERLGVVVGDATSKGLSAAAQALYVSGALRMGIQFNTKINTLISKINQLVNRTFTTEHFISMVYAEFTATGDGLVSYVNAGHSTPILLRGKTEEAERLPATGQILGPFPREKYGSAFTIMKKGDILLLYTDGIVEASNERHEMFGEERLVERLRHHKTKTPKQICQQILEDVQIHNRLEEHSDDKTIVVVKRTR
- a CDS encoding efflux RND transporter periplasmic adaptor subunit — translated: MKRNCLVLIVLLMAVIVACAGCSRKANSKAKGKKDDKLMVPVEVATVTAGDIAACFTGTATISAEDETGVVAKVGGVVKQIVVEEGQYVKAGDILARLDDEKISVLLAQARANLDRLKNVYKRNADLHKQNLVSTEVYQDSQYEYEQQKAAYEITELDLKYTSIRTPISGVVAERLIKIGNMVLPNQTVFRVAGLNPLIAVLHIPERQLSKLRAGLPVQLNVDATSGERFTGHVKRISPVVDPSTGTVKITVEVGDPSRRLRPGMFARINIIYDVHQNVLKAPKDAIISEDRENAVFVVRDSVAYRQLVQTGYTNTAHVEVLTGLKPGDMVVTVGKSNLKDSTKVQIVSP
- a CDS encoding efflux RND transporter permease subunit — encoded protein: MKIIPFSTKRRVTVAMFTLAVVLFGFVSFFRLRINLLPELSYPTLTIRTEYPGAAPAEVENLISKPIEEALGVVKNVNRVSSISRSGQSDVVLEFGWGTNMDYAGLDVREKLDAIELPLEMRRPMILRFDPSLDPIMRFGFYYKETSDQKTGGKARPKNPDQGGAGKQAGPGAPVVQGGFDEEKLKYLRRYAEEEIKKELEAALGVAAVKVSGGLEDEIQVLIDQGRLAQINLPIEQLSQQIGAENVNLSGGRLEEGTQQFLVRTINQFQSIDEIDDIIVATRSGKPVYLRDIASVRHGYKERDAITRLGGQEAVEIAIYKEGDANTVSVSREVSKRLKRVQGMLPKGASLIKVYDQSTFITQAVNEVISNALVGGLLAILILYLFLQNFWATVIIAFSIPVSVIATFNMMFGANLTLNIMSLGGIALGIGMLVDNSIVVLENISRHRQQGKKTLDAVNDGASEVSRAVTASTLTTIAVFLPLVFVRGIAGQLFRDQALTVTFSLLASLLVALTLIPMLASLQRAAPAEQAISAPVSKSVGRVRRLTRRTRILAFTTIPVFWVRLWSRTGSGVSHNLRRALNPVLRGFQRTYDRVEARYGDLLAWSLVHRAHVVIVAAVLFAASVAMIPFLGVELIPQLSQGEFKVEFRLPPGTPLEVTDSDIVKVQRSSNDVAGIKTTFSVAGTGNRMDADPEQGGENWGELNVMLVPGSGRNDENRAMSDLRRHMQGIPDLQYKFSRPTLFTFKTPVEIEVIGFDLAHLKRVSNDIAARLEALPRFADVKSTMRSGHPEIQIKFDRERVAALGLPVHRVAERVVDQVRGDVATRYSWHDRKIDVLVRVSENDRNSVEKIRKLIVNPESSSPVTLDAVADIVLDTGPGEIRRADQERVAVVTANLSRGDLGAAAADINAIIGSIPMPAGLTARLAGQNREMAVSFRSLVLALILAVFLVYLVMASQFESFLHPFVILFTIPLALVGAVLGLAVTGSTISVVVFIGLLLLAGIVVNNAIVLIDLVNQLRDRGMKKREAIIAGGRSRLRPILMTTLTTVLGLIPLALGIGEGAEIRAPMAITVIGGLSVSTLLTLVVIPVVYVTLDRKD